The Solanum dulcamara chromosome 2, daSolDulc1.2, whole genome shotgun sequence region AAGGGGATGATCAAACGACGTCGTTGACATCGAAATCAGAAGGGCTAAAGAGCAAAAAAGCTCAATTCTACAGCCTCTTTCTGCTATGGCACCCCTCCTCCTTCTCTTCCTCCTTCCTCTGTGAATTCAATGTAGTGAAATGTCTGTTTCCTATTGACAATTGCAGATATTATTTGCCATTGTCCCACTTGCTTTCCTCCATGATTGCATAGTGATGGGTACTTGATTGGAAGTTGGTTATTTATTGGCGACCAAGctagatttttatttaattatctaaaaaagtttataaatatgaacaagtgaATTCAAAAAGAagttttatgtataaataatatagtttttttattaattaattttatttaaataaatttcttgattttatgtGGCTCCCCCCCAATATGTCGTTGTCTATCACTTTTTTGATGTGGCTCCGTCCCAATAtcgaaaattttaaaaaaaaaaccaattAATTGGGTGTGGCAACATAAAtatcttttctttattattattgaagCATCAACAGTTTTTTTTGGTTACCTAACACCTTTAGCGAGACTATCTCagattttgagttttgaaattaattttttttgttagaaagtaatttctttttaaataggTCTTATACAAGGTGAATCTGAATTAAACAAGCCTTAATGTGAATAATGGACATCAATTCAgaaatttagaagaaaaaaataaaaatttattgtaTTGTGAAAAGAATCATGCTATATAATTTGGTGTAACACCTAAGGATGGGCATAAATCATcacaaaataaattatcaaattaggaTTTATCGTATCCGATCGAACTTTGAAAGTTTGAATTTGATATCTTCTTTTAGTTATTGAATTATCAAAACTAAACTTTGAAAATGCCGAACGTCTACTACTGATAAATtgtttatcatatatatacggGTAATATTAACAAGTGATTTGGATGTCTTGACCTATGCTGACAAGTTCATAAGGTTAGGGCTTGAGAGTggaaatatcaaatcaaataccAAACGTCCACCCCTATTGAATTGTTTACTGGTATTTGGTATCTTCTTTCAGTTATCGCTTACTGAAGCGAACTTTGAAAATATCGAACTGAACACCAAATACGCACCCCTAATCACACTAGTTTATCCTTATTTATCTTCTATTCTTAAACTCTACGTGGAGTCAAATAGCGCTTCATAAATTGAGATAGAGGGAGTATACGATGGTTTATGCATTCTGGCAAAGAGCATATGCACTAATCTGTAGGGACAAGTTACATTAGAATTATCTTTTTCAGAACTACAAGAAGCAAAAGAAGCtgtttgattatttgacaaaCTTTGCAGACAAAGATGAACAAATGACAAGTGAGATGAGGAGAAAACTTCTTGTGAGATTGTATAAAGGACTCTAGGTGCAACGCATGAAGTCAAATAGAGTATCCGCAGACCTTATCCCTACCTTGAGAGGTAAAGAGATTCTTTCCGATGAAGTCAATTTGCACATTTACTAAATACCATTGATTTTTTCATCAGAGTCCTAAAGTAGAAAATCAGAATTGATGGAAGTTACCTAACAATATTTCAGTTGGACTACAGAGAGCTTGCTTATTGACAATGCGTAAATTGATCAAACACACGTTTAGGTCCTCAAGTTTATAATACGAAAAGATGAACACGATTTCCTTCACACATTTCATCCAAATCAATCTGAATCCGTGTTATGATCTCATTTATCTGATATATATAGTACAATCATATACCTCATTTGAGCACCAGATGAGTAAGATGAGAGACATTCCTCTCGAAATTATGACATAAGAAACTACAAATCAGCAAACGTGTGGTAAGTTTTCGAGTCCACTGCTATAAGCCTGAAAGCAGCTACTAATGCAGCAGCAGCTACGACACTAAAAAAGACAACATTGAGCAAATGCCAACTCTTTTGTAATGAAGACAATTTCCTTTTCATGGCAATTATATACATGTGGTTCGGAAGAATAAACGTGAGTGGAATCGAGCTGATAGCACCAGTAAGGCTCATGAAATCTCCCAAGAAAGGTAACAAAGCAGATAGGAAAGTAGTAAGCACGAGATAACCTCCTCTGACTAGAGCTCTGAATGCTAGGTTCTGAATAGCAAGTGCACTTCCTTTAATCTCGTATTTGGTATCCAAGTACTCATACGTTGGACTAGCAAATATCTACAACAAGAAAAAAACAAGGCAATGCAATATGAGAACGGAGCGATCATATACTGTCAGTGTATAGAAGTTAAAACTCAATACTATAAGATAAAAGCGTAAAGACTATTATTACATGTAAAGCTATGATGGCTTGCAAGAATGCAGTAATGTTAGCGAGTGCCTTAACCCAAACTGGACCGCTGACATTGTTGAGCAAATAAGACGATGAACTGGATCCATACGCCCAGTAACCTACGTAAGTAACAGCATGAACAGGCACAGATCCTAAACTAAACTGAAAATATAGGGCTTTCAACATGTTATCCACAACAGGTGCTCTCACAGTAGCCTGTTAAAGAAAAGATTTAATTAAATTCATCAGAATCAAATAAAATCACGTGAAACTGAGGTCATAGTTTAGATATACTTCAATCAATTgcaaatatttttgatatagaGCTGATTtcatcaataacaacataccttacccctaccttgacAGTTAGAGAGACTGTTTCTGATAGACACTCGGCTCAAGGAAAGCAAAAACACAACATTTATGAAGACTTAAGCAGTAACAACAACAGGATGGTAAAAAAGTCAGAGGCACAGGAGACAACAAGTAGTAATTAGAAAACTAAGAATGAGAAATACGAAAACagtaaaataatactaatactactaGCAGGAGAGACATGAAGATGCGAAACTATTTAAGGAGAAGTGTTCTATTCTTCAGAAAAGTTCACAATTTCCAGGTAAGTTACCTGGATCTCCGGAATCATTCCTGTGTTGAATACAAAAACAAGATTTGCAGCTGCACCAACAGTTGTAAAAACTCTGTTTATTTTCGATCCCGGAATACTATAGTCCCTAGGAGGAGCATTAATACCTGCAATTTAGCCACCACAACCAAAAAAAACTCTGTTTATTTACATTCAATGCAATTACTACTTCACATCACACAAAAATTTACTTGACAAGCACCAGAATTATCACTTATTTGCGAGTGTAAAGATAAGTAACTTCACATTTTTTATGCATACCATCTCTAAGAGCTAACACAAAGGCTATAGTGAGATAAATTAGACTGAACACTGATGAAATTGCCAGCCAAATTCGTAAGGATGACAAGGTAGGAACAGCAATGGCGAATAAGACGCATGCTAATCCAGCAATCGCGATGAAGTATGCTAGCTTCATCCGATCATCATCCTTAAAGAGAAGATAGAAAGCCTGCCAATtttacacacacaaaaaaaagttGTTTCAGAAATAAGAAACATTATTTACTAATTGACAACATAATGTTTATCTTCATATTTCATTGTTTCTAGCTTCATCTCATATATCTTCTTTCTATTTTCAAATTCACCACTTTTTTGGATTAGTAGGGAGACTGGATATGTGAGGCACATGACGAAGGACGGACTGATGAGAGTGGATCAAAGAGAAGGACCGATAAGTTTCTAAAGAAGAGGTGCATATGACACCTTCGATTGACACGTTTATAGGCTGACAAGTTTCTGAAAAGTAGGGAAATTTTATATTGGAGAAGAGAGGGTGAAGTGTTAGATATATAAGACAAAATATAAGTTCACATCGTACGCACGCTTCTGGGCTCAATATGGCATAACTCGAGGGACAAATTCGTGAGGTCGACAAAATGTACCATGAACTTAGATGCTAGCCTATGTTGCTCACATTCTTCAAAATGTCGATGCATGCATATGTCAGATCTTTCAAAAGTAGTACATTTTTGGAATACCAATTCAAtgcgataatatttttgaagagtacAAGCAACATTGATGATTGAAAAGATTTAGACTAGGAGAAGAGGGGGTAGGGGGATTTATCATACCTTTAAGGCCTGTCCACCCAAAATGATAAATccaatatttatcaaaaaaagattAGCATACTGCGATGCCCACACAATTACATAAGCTGTCCGACCTGCATCATTAaccaagtcaaaggactcaaaaTCTTGTAAAAACCTCGAGAACAAATCTATGTTTGGTTTGAATTTTCAGTTTGGCGCAGTTTTTCGGTTTGGTTTCTACACTCTagtcacacaaatatttatgacttaacttattttttaataacAAATTTCAATAGTTCTCCTTTATTTATTAAGAGTTAATgatcaaaaacacacctaaaggCTGAAGTATCACATTTTCACGAGTTTCCTACCTGATTTTCTCTAGAATAAATCTTTCTCTTAATAGATCTCTTCTTGTTCCTCAATTTTCGGAGAATACGGCGTTGTATTATTGTCAGGTGTTCGTTTTTCCTAACAAAACTATTAAGTACATACCAACTATTTATCAAAATGTATCTGCACTATCAGTTGTTCCCTTTTACTACTTGAACTATAATAATTGTTCAAGTAGAAAAATGGAACAACTAATAGTTCAGGTAGGAAATTcacaaaaatataatacttcatgtgttttttttttttaatcatgatctttttattaaattttgtgtTCAGTCAAATACCATCACATAAATTAATGATAGTACGTACCGTACATAAATCCTGCAAGATCTCTGTATCTAATATGCCTCTTTCCACCATATTCATGAATCTTGGCCATAAGAGTACTTGCATATAATGATATGAGTGTTGATAAAACAAGACCAATGACACCACCAGTCCAGCCAAGAGGAACCATGATTGTGCCAGCATATCCTAGAGCATAGGCACTGTTGATACCAGTGCTTAGAACAACTCCCACTTGAAACCATGAATCTACATTTTCCAAAGTACAAACATTATTAGAGATAATCAAAGAAAGTTTAACTTCTATACACCGACAGTGTGAAAGTTACTTTATCAGATTATCCGAAAGATAATTATAACTAACTATCTATAAAAAGTGAGATTTGGATCCTgataaatgataataattaaGGCAGGTTACTTTCTACGACAtgttaaaatattaatagtGTATGCAAAATTTTGTACGAGCAATATCAACATATGTATTGTCACAATTTGATTTCTGTTTGACCATAAATTGTGAAGTTGAAATTTGTAATTTTGATTTCTTAAAGTTGTGGTTCCTGGAGTTTGAAGTTTTGTCTGGACATGcattatttgattatttttttaaaattttgtgagTGAAAGTCTCAAAAACTAAtgtttattaagaaaatattaaatacaatATATAAGTTATTAAATTACCCTATTTAATCAAAATAGATTAGTTTTTCTCAGCCTCTTAAATATTGTGCATTCTTCTTCCTAGCTCCTTCGGTctcaaattatttgtcatgagATATTAGTTAAGAGAGgtttaaactattttttctctatttatatCTTAAGATATAACCTCTCTTTATTGAATTATTTACTCTATTTAAGTATCATAATTGAGTTGTTTATACTGTTTAAGAACCATTACTACTAAAGATAAActggaaaaaataattaaaattatcttAAACTTCTTGAAGGAGTTGAACGAACGTAGCTTTTGAGGAATTTTGGAAGCTGAACATGCTCAAAGAAGGTAACCGTTCAGTCTTGGAAgtgaaaataacaaataatttgaattaattattttagaaattaTGACAAATAATTTGAGACGGAAGGAAATACTACTTCTTTGATATCAaagtataataattgaaaattatagtcaaaattaattttaaattctaaaataattattattttgagacaGTATATTTTTAGCTAAAGTAACTGTTACTCTTGATAATGTCTCCTGTCTATATGAAATTGTTGTTTAAATTTTCaaggaaaaattaattttgattttaataaaaaaaattgatccaaAGCAAATTGCAAACACTCCTACTTGTAATAGTTGACGtcttactttttaaaaaacGTTAACTGTTTTATACGAAGAATTGAATTTAGTAAAACGACTAATAATATTTAGGATAAAATATAGTACAATATTGACTATGATGCATCTTTTTTATGACCCTTTTTTCTATATCTTTTCATATTAGTCCACATTTTGAAAATGATGACCATATTCCGATTTCCGTTTTATATTATTTGGCTTTTGCTAATTAATCGTAtcacttaaaaatatttaaattagagatatattttattaaattatttttattaataatattttgaaatttaaatttaattattactatttaatattaatgtaattatttaatattaaaaatagtaataaaagaAGGTAATAAGGCTCTCTTAATCTGtaaaaatgtataaataaaataattatatttaatataagGACTAAGTAAAATAAAACGGAACTAATATATATTATCTCCATAGAAAGGGGACTCCAATGGAAAAGATCTTTATAGacttattataaaattaaattgttgACTTTTACGCTCCGTCTAAAATAGTTGACAAATTCCTATGCATCCCAAATAGatataaaaagtaataaattataaaatatgattgTTATAAAAAAATTCGATGATATAATTTTGGTGAGCAAATCAATAGGACCATTTTTTTTGTCCACACTTTTGCCTTTAGGTCCAGCAAGTG contains the following coding sequences:
- the LOC129880900 gene encoding proline transporter 2-like, giving the protein MGKDEQREEMSIISSPSNLQKMNHHHVVALEVEVPETLHEVGTDSWFQVGVVLSTGINSAYALGYAGTIMVPLGWTGGVIGLVLSTLISLYASTLMAKIHEYGGKRHIRYRDLAGFMYGRTAYVIVWASQYANLFLINIGFIILGGQALKAFYLLFKDDDRMKLAYFIAIAGLACVLFAIAVPTLSSLRIWLAISSVFSLIYLTIAFVLALRDGINAPPRDYSIPGSKINRVFTTVGAAANLVFVFNTGMIPEIQATVRAPVVDNMLKALYFQFSLGSVPVHAVTYVGYWAYGSSSSSYLLNNVSGPVWVKALANITAFLQAIIALHIFASPTYEYLDTKYEIKGSALAIQNLAFRALVRGGYLVLTTFLSALLPFLGDFMSLTGAISSIPLTFILPNHMYIIAMKRKLSSLQKSWHLLNVVFFSVVAAAALVAAFRLIAVDSKTYHTFADL